A stretch of DNA from Brevibacterium ihuae:
CGGCTCAGGCGCGGAGGAATCGGAGGACGGCGAGCACGCGGCGGTTCTCCGAGGTGTCGGCGGTGAGGCCGAACTTCGTGAACACCGAGCTGATGTGCTTCTCCACGGCGCCCGCGCTCAGGTAGAGGGTGCCGGCGATCGCCGCGTTCGACTTGCCCTCCGCCATGAGCTGGAGCACCTCCCGCTCGCGCGGGGAGAGGGTGGCCAGGCCGTCCTGCTTGCGGGAGCGGACGAGGATCTGGGTGACGACCTCGGGATCGAGGACCGTGCCGCCGGCGGCGACCTCGTCGATCGCGCCGAGGAAGTCGTCGACGTCGGCCACCCG
This window harbors:
- a CDS encoding response regulator transcription factor — encoded protein: MRIVIAEDSVLPREGLVRLLTEFGHEVTSAVADANELLAAVNTDRPDLAVVDVRMPPTFTDEGIRAAVLLRSQNPETGVLVLSQYVEERYATELIAENTGGFGYLLKDRVADVDDFLGAIDEVAAGGTVLDPEVVTQILVRSRKQDGLATLSPREREVLQLMAEGKSNAAIAGTLYLSAGAVEKHISSVFTKFGLTADTSENRRVLAVLRFLRA